The proteins below come from a single Acidobacteriota bacterium genomic window:
- a CDS encoding sigma-54 dependent transcriptional regulator: MDDLTFAARRSAGGSHRAEPPDVEARFKNLVQSPLRAGILRFLSARPEEAFDAEHVMQTFGRMRLDVENCINELVEFGVIRRNPLDPPTYQAVRPEAEPVAKLLDIFLEGRANLGIEDASPSVQRFREMIGRDEKMLAIFEWIRTAAKSDISVLILGPTGAGKEVVARMIHELSRRGPENFQAVNCAALPDSLFESELFGYEKGAFTGAHDRKPGRLEQTNGGTLFLDEVGDMSLMAQAKLLRVLEERRFERLGGNKSIHVDFRLISATNRPLDMFVRESRFREDLYYRINAFAIRLPSLRERAVDIPVLANRFLARYCAANGLPLDAKQFSSEAQELLASYHWPGNIRELESTVSRAALSAPGRSIRAADIEFLHGHAMPRPDETPNRLPSLRDSERAHIIRVLEATEWNKLEAAKVLDISRGTLYRKIDEYGLEPAAGSGRRRGRS; encoded by the coding sequence GTGGATGACCTGACGTTCGCGGCCCGCCGCAGCGCCGGCGGCAGCCACCGGGCCGAGCCGCCCGACGTGGAGGCGCGGTTCAAGAACCTGGTGCAGTCGCCGCTCAGGGCCGGCATCCTGCGGTTCCTGTCGGCGCGGCCGGAAGAAGCGTTCGACGCCGAGCACGTCATGCAGACCTTCGGCCGCATGCGGCTGGACGTCGAGAACTGCATCAACGAACTGGTCGAGTTCGGCGTCATCCGCCGTAATCCCCTTGATCCGCCCACCTACCAGGCGGTGCGGCCTGAGGCGGAGCCGGTGGCGAAGCTGCTCGACATCTTCCTCGAGGGCCGCGCCAACCTCGGCATCGAGGATGCGTCGCCGTCGGTGCAGCGTTTCCGCGAGATGATCGGCCGCGACGAGAAGATGCTGGCCATCTTCGAGTGGATTCGCACGGCGGCCAAGTCCGACATCTCGGTATTGATCCTGGGCCCGACCGGCGCCGGCAAGGAAGTGGTCGCGCGCATGATCCACGAGCTGTCGCGCCGCGGCCCCGAGAACTTCCAGGCCGTGAACTGCGCGGCGCTGCCCGACAGCCTGTTCGAGTCGGAACTGTTCGGCTACGAGAAAGGCGCCTTCACGGGCGCGCACGATCGCAAGCCCGGGCGGCTGGAACAGACCAACGGCGGCACGCTGTTCCTCGACGAGGTCGGCGACATGTCGCTGATGGCGCAGGCCAAACTCCTGCGGGTGCTCGAGGAACGCCGCTTCGAACGACTGGGCGGCAACAAGTCGATCCACGTCGACTTCCGGCTGATTTCGGCCACCAACCGCCCGCTCGACATGTTCGTCCGCGAGAGCCGGTTCCGCGAGGACCTGTATTACCGCATCAACGCGTTCGCGATCCGCCTGCCATCGCTGCGGGAGCGCGCGGTCGACATTCCCGTGCTGGCCAACCGTTTCCTCGCGCGCTACTGCGCGGCCAACGGCCTGCCACTCGACGCCAAACAGTTTTCGTCGGAAGCACAGGAGCTGCTGGCCTCGTACCACTGGCCCGGCAACATCCGCGAGCTCGAAAGCACGGTGTCGCGCGCGGCGCTGTCGGCGCCCGGCCGCTCGATTCGCGCCGCCGACATCGAGTTCCTGCATGGCCACGCCATGCCTCGTCCCGACGAAACCCCCAATCGCCTGCCGTCGCTGCGCGACTCGGAGCGGGCGCACATCATCCGCGTGCTCGAGGCCACCGAGTGGAACAAGCTGGAGGCGGCGAAGGTGCTCGACATCAGCCGCGGGACCCTCTACCGCAAGATCGACGAGTACGGGCTCGAACCCGCAGCAGGTTCGGGCCGGCGACGCGGCCGAAGCTGA
- a CDS encoding diguanylate cyclase: MRSLPLAARIYIGAVVAVGALLVVWLGPDSTFDSPYLFTVLLLASAITSAFKVSLPLAKSGSTMSVSYAVDFAALLLLGPNETMIVAVISAWSQCTFRMKVKNPVYRTLFSMACLAITVQAAGIAYWALGGVPGTLAHDVPGIARPLVGAATMYFVFNTCLIAIAVALATKQQFWPVWNQNFLWSAPSYFVGAGAAAIGTWGVMTAGIWLAILVAPILYLTYRTYKVYLGRIDDERRHVEEMADLHLATIEALALAIDAKDQTAQSHIRRVQVYATGIARGLGMSDTEIQGVKTAALLHDIGKLAVPEHILSKPGPLTQEEFQKIRVHPQVGAEIISAVPFPYPVAPLILSHHERWDGKGYPQGLKGEEIPLGARILSVVDYLDALTSDRPYHKAMTHEAALALLQQEAGRALDPTVVAMFLKMEVEMAAAAGTIDTATPRRLSLEPTNERGRPAVGFQPESPKGSTVFEDIALAHREIYALYEIAQTMGTSLGVSDTMALISSKLSNLVPFSTCALFLFDEESDTLRCRFATGVEAEAIGTMSVRAGQGLTGWVARNRRPLVNARPSAEFEAAGLTAVATTLQSALVAPLVFSDRFIGTLAVYSTQGDFYTDDHRRLLDRVSEQASAVIHNSIVFEQTQEDSLTDPLTGLPNTRFMFMHLTRELARAERLKAEVALLVMDLDSFKEINDNHGHHVGDRALREVATVLRSGIRPYDICVRYAGDEFIVVLSGCGAEEAERKRQELQRTVDDLLFEARPGRRLPLAISIGAAIYPQDGESYEALLATADSRMYRDKSRRKQRVQVQPAATGTDGLPAVNVPLPAPIAEITEIDLQRAGFGVL; this comes from the coding sequence ATGCGCTCCTTGCCGCTCGCAGCCCGAATCTATATCGGCGCCGTCGTTGCCGTTGGCGCCTTGCTCGTGGTGTGGCTCGGCCCGGACTCAACGTTTGACAGTCCCTACCTCTTCACCGTCCTCCTCCTAGCGTCGGCGATCACCTCGGCGTTCAAGGTCAGCCTGCCGCTCGCCAAGAGCGGCTCGACGATGTCGGTGTCCTACGCGGTGGACTTTGCCGCGCTGCTGCTGCTTGGCCCGAACGAAACGATGATCGTCGCCGTCATCAGCGCGTGGAGCCAGTGCACCTTCCGCATGAAGGTGAAGAACCCGGTCTACCGCACGCTGTTCAGCATGGCCTGCCTGGCCATTACCGTGCAGGCCGCCGGCATCGCGTATTGGGCGCTTGGCGGCGTACCCGGCACGCTCGCCCACGACGTGCCGGGCATCGCCAGACCGCTCGTCGGTGCCGCGACGATGTACTTCGTGTTCAATACGTGCCTGATCGCGATCGCGGTGGCGCTGGCCACCAAGCAGCAGTTCTGGCCGGTCTGGAACCAGAATTTCCTCTGGAGCGCGCCCAGCTACTTTGTCGGTGCTGGCGCGGCGGCCATCGGCACCTGGGGCGTGATGACGGCGGGCATCTGGCTGGCGATCCTGGTCGCGCCGATCCTCTACCTTACCTACCGCACCTACAAGGTCTACCTCGGGCGCATCGACGACGAACGCCGCCACGTCGAAGAGATGGCCGACCTGCACCTGGCGACGATCGAGGCGCTGGCGCTGGCCATCGACGCCAAGGACCAGACGGCGCAGTCGCACATTCGCCGTGTCCAGGTCTACGCCACCGGCATCGCTCGCGGCCTGGGCATGTCCGACACCGAGATTCAGGGCGTGAAGACGGCCGCCCTCCTGCACGACATCGGCAAGCTCGCCGTGCCCGAGCACATCCTCTCGAAGCCCGGCCCGCTGACGCAGGAAGAGTTCCAGAAGATTCGCGTGCACCCGCAGGTCGGCGCTGAAATCATCAGCGCCGTGCCCTTCCCCTACCCGGTGGCGCCGCTCATCTTGAGCCACCACGAACGCTGGGACGGCAAGGGCTATCCGCAAGGCCTCAAGGGCGAGGAAATCCCGCTCGGCGCGCGCATCCTCTCGGTGGTCGATTACCTCGACGCGCTGACCTCGGACCGCCCGTACCACAAGGCCATGACGCACGAAGCCGCGCTCGCGTTGCTGCAGCAGGAAGCCGGACGCGCCCTCGACCCGACCGTGGTCGCCATGTTCTTGAAGATGGAAGTCGAGATGGCGGCCGCCGCCGGCACCATCGACACCGCGACGCCCCGGCGGCTGTCGCTCGAGCCGACCAACGAACGCGGACGGCCGGCCGTGGGGTTCCAGCCCGAATCGCCCAAGGGCAGCACCGTGTTCGAAGACATCGCGCTGGCGCATCGCGAAATCTACGCGCTCTACGAGATCGCGCAGACCATGGGCACGAGCCTCGGGGTCTCGGACACGATGGCGCTGATCTCGTCGAAGTTGTCCAACCTGGTGCCGTTCTCGACCTGCGCGCTGTTCCTGTTCGACGAAGAGTCCGACACGCTGCGCTGCCGGTTTGCCACCGGCGTCGAGGCCGAGGCGATCGGCACCATGTCGGTGCGCGCCGGCCAGGGCCTGACCGGCTGGGTCGCCCGCAACCGCCGGCCGCTGGTCAACGCGCGCCCGAGCGCCGAGTTCGAGGCGGCCGGTCTGACCGCCGTCGCCACCACCCTGCAGTCGGCGCTGGTGGCGCCGCTGGTGTTCAGCGACCGCTTCATCGGCACCCTCGCGGTGTACTCGACCCAGGGCGATTTCTACACCGACGACCACCGCCGGCTGCTCGACCGGGTCAGCGAGCAGGCCTCCGCCGTCATCCATAACTCGATCGTCTTCGAGCAGACCCAGGAAGACTCGCTGACCGACCCGCTCACCGGGTTGCCCAACACCCGCTTCATGTTCATGCACCTGACGCGCGAACTCGCCCGCGCCGAGCGCCTGAAGGCGGAAGTGGCGCTGCTCGTCATGGACCTCGACAGCTTCAAGGAAATCAACGACAACCACGGCCACCACGTCGGCGACCGGGCGCTGCGCGAGGTCGCCACGGTGTTGCGCTCGGGCATCCGGCCGTACGACATTTGCGTGCGCTACGCCGGCGACGAGTTCATCGTGGTGCTGTCGGGCTGCGGCGCCGAGGAAGCCGAGCGCAAGCGCCAGGAACTGCAGCGCACCGTCGACGATCTGCTGTTCGAGGCCCGTCCCGGACGCCGCCTGCCGCTGGCCATCAGCATCGGCGCGGCCATTTATCCGCAGGACGGCGAGAGCTACGAAGCGTTGCTGGCCACGGCCGACAGCCGCATGTATCGGGACAAGTCGCGGCGCAAGCAGCGCGTGCAGGTCCAGCCCGCCGCCACCGGCACCGATGGCCTGCCCGCGGTGAACGTGCCGCTGCCGGCGCCGATCGCCGAAATCACCGAGATCGACCTGCAGCGGGCAGGATTCGGGGTGCTCTGA
- a CDS encoding enoyl-ACP reductase produces the protein MADFTGKVGLIVGVANHRSLAWAIAQATANAGAQLVLTYQGRFEEHVGELAATLDPKPLLLPCDVSSDEQIAAVYEKIEQEHGGLDFLVHGAAFAAREEITGGFVKTSREGFKQALDISAYSLIALTRGAQPLMAKRGGGSVLTLTFLGSDRVFPNYNVMGVAKAALESSVRYLAADLGPENIRVNAISAGPVKTLAAAGIGGFSSILGVVREKAPLRRAIETSEVGDAAAFLLGNAGRGITGEVLMVDAGYHIVGM, from the coding sequence ATGGCAGACTTCACCGGCAAGGTTGGACTCATCGTCGGCGTGGCGAACCACCGTTCGCTGGCCTGGGCCATCGCGCAGGCCACCGCGAACGCGGGCGCGCAACTCGTTCTCACCTACCAGGGCCGCTTCGAAGAGCATGTCGGCGAGCTCGCGGCCACGCTCGACCCCAAGCCGTTGTTGTTGCCGTGTGATGTCTCGAGCGACGAGCAGATCGCCGCGGTTTACGAGAAGATCGAGCAGGAGCACGGCGGGCTGGATTTCCTGGTGCACGGCGCCGCGTTCGCGGCGCGTGAGGAGATCACCGGTGGGTTCGTGAAGACCTCGCGCGAGGGCTTCAAGCAGGCACTCGACATCAGCGCGTATTCGCTGATTGCCCTGACCCGCGGCGCGCAGCCGCTGATGGCGAAGCGTGGCGGCGGCAGCGTGCTCACCCTCACCTTCCTGGGCAGCGACCGGGTGTTCCCGAATTACAACGTCATGGGCGTCGCCAAGGCGGCGCTCGAATCGTCCGTGCGCTATCTCGCTGCCGACCTTGGTCCCGAGAACATTCGCGTCAACGCCATTTCGGCCGGACCGGTCAAGACGCTCGCGGCCGCGGGCATCGGCGGTTTTTCGTCGATCCTCGGCGTGGTCCGCGAGAAGGCGCCGCTGCGCCGGGCGATCGAGACGTCGGAGGTTGGTGATGCCGCGGCGTTCCTGCTCGGCAACGCCGGCCGCGGCATTACCGGTGAAGTGCTGATGGTTGACGCCGGCTATCACATCGTCGGCATGTAG